The DNA region GATAGAGTAGCCCAACCTCGGTCCCCGGGGCCGGTCGATCTGGGGCGGGGGGCATGTGCAGCAGAGGAGGCCCCCGCCCAACATAAGCAGGGCAGATGCCGCCCAGCCCAGGTAGAGAGAGGCTCCCAGCTCCCGCTTGAGGGCCTCAGCCACCAGGGGGTTGTAGAAGTCCTGGATGATGGCGTGGGCGGTCCAGCACACAGGGATGAGCACCAGGATGCCTGAGAGGAGGAGGATGACCCCCCCGGTGAGCACAATGCGGGCCTTGGCGCCTTCATCCTCCACGCAGGTGGTACACTGTGCACCCGTGATGGCCACCAGCAGGCCAAGCAGAGCCAGCAAGAGGGCGATAACGCAGAGGGCTCGGGCAGCCTGCAGGTCCTGGGGCAGCGCCAGCAGCGAGTCGTACACCTTGCACTGCATCTGGCCGGTGCTCTGCACCACGCAGGACATCCACAGCCCCTCCCACACCACCTGGGCCACCACAATGCTGTTGCCGATGAAGGCGGTCACCTTCCACAGGGGCAGGGCACAGGACACCAGGGTCCCCAGCCAGCCCAGCACAGCCAGGGTCATGCCCAGGAGTTCAAGAGCAGCCGAAGCCATCTGTTCCCTCAGTTAGGTCTTCCCAACTCTAGGAGGCCTGGTTGATTTGCAGGAGTGGGTCCGATGCTGCGGAGCGTAAGTCAGCGTCCTCTGACCAAGACAGTCCTCACATCTGTGAGCCTCTGGCAAGGCACCTCCTCGCTCCGTGCCCCTCACAGATGTGTCTCTGAACCTCCACAAACACAAATCAACCTCAAGTCCTGCTCAGCTGAGCGGCTGGTGTCCCTTCGAGGGGCCCGTCGCCCCTCAGATGCCCAGCGGCTGCTCCTGCCACCCTGCAGTCAGGTCCCACCGCCGCCTGTCTGACCCAGCTTGCACGGACCCTCCCGACCCACCTTCAGGCTGAAGAGAGATGTGTCCCCAGAGTTGGTGCAGGTTCACGCTGAGCGGCTCACCTGGCAGTGCCACCTGGGGACTCTGCTGGCTCCCGGTTGCAGGCGGGGTTTTAAGGCCAAGGCAGGGGAGGAGCAGAGAGGCCGAGACTGGGGAAGCCAGAGTGATGGGAGGAGGCGGGgctggggatgggatgggggccTCAGGGTCAGTGCGGGGGTGGGTCATGACCAGGATGGAACAGGGGAAGAAAGAACATCCATGCCATAGGAACCCATGGACAAAGGAATGGGGAGACTGAGGACCGGCTGTGGAGGAAGGAATGGGGGCCATAAAGGAACTGGCTCAGGACAGAAGTGGGAGGGTATCTTGGGGAGCCTCCTGTCCCCCGCCCACCGCTGTCTCTGCTCTCCCCCACCCCGTGATGCAAACGCACCAGCTTCCCCAGTATCACACACCCCGCCCCTGTCCAGCTGCCCGCCAACCGGGGACTCTCTGGAATCTGATCCGTCTCCCGTCTCAGCCCAGTGGCGCTGGCGGCTCCCGAGGGAGGGGCCCTGCCCGCACTGTTCCCCAGCAACAGGTGCCTGGCGCTCAGCTCAGGTGGCATCACCCAGGCAATGGCCTAGAAAACCACCACCCCCAACTTCTACATCAGCTCAGGTGTGccatccccacccctgctgctGAATCTGGGGGCTGAGCTGAGGGTGTCTGGGGGCCAGGGACAAAGAGCCCGTTgtgcaggtgggggagggggaagggggagagtaGCAGGGGCGTGAGCCCTCCGTGGGGGTGCAGCCCCAGCACCCAACTCTGTTCCTCGGGGAGTGGGACACCACAGAGGAGGGCGTCCCTGAGCCCTGCCCCACAGTCCTCAGGAAAGACACCCCTCCTGAAGACCCCCTCAGAGCCTGTGACTCCCCTCGTGGGGGCAGCCTGGAAGTCACACAGACCATGGCTCAAATCCTGCCCCCAACCCAGGGCCAGTTCATGGAAGGTCAAGGTCCTTAGCCTCCTTGGGTCAAAGGTCCCTTTGAGAAGCGCACAAACAGGAGCCCCTCATTTGGGGCGGGCCATGAGCTCCTTCAAGGCCCTCCCTGGGTGCTAAGAACTGAGGATTACTGTGTGAAAAGGGAGTTGGGGGCTGATGAAAATTCCACTCTCCGGGGTGGTGGAGAGGACCCCCGGGGGAGAGCCTCTCCACCCGCCCTCCTCCTGAGGAAGCTGGAGCTCACCTGGCctgtgggggcaggggtgggaggccCCCCAATGCACACCTGGCCGCTGCACCACTCTACGaccctgagggaggggaggggtgctAGGTGCCTCCTCACCTACCCAGTGGGGCTTCATTTATAAAGGATTCTAATTTCAAGTGGCTGCATTGCTTCTGGGAATGGGTTTtagcaattttttggaaaagaggTTTGTAACGTCATCAGATTTGCAAAGGGGTGGGTGCCCCAGGAAAGCACAAGAACGCCTCCCCCTAAAATGGAACAACTGAGGCCAGTGCCAGCCAGTGGGTCTGATAGGCGGACGCCAATGATTGGCGCTTTCTCCACACTGGGTGCCTccccagagaggggcagagatAAACTGGTATGGGCTGACCTGGTGGCCCCGGCCTGAAGACGGGAGGAGGGTGCTGATGCTAGCTGGCTGGGACACGGCCAGAGCTCCCTGCTGGCTGTGATGGGCAGGGGGAGCCCTGGGCAGGTTGTCCAGCTCATCTAGTGCCCCCTCACGCCCCCAGGCCTCAGACTTCATGGGGTAGGTGGGTGGTTGGGAAGAAGGGCAAATAGAGGCAAGCCTTCAGTGGGCTCCCTCTGGGGCCACCAGGAATCCAGTCACACAGGTTTGGGCAGGCAGGTGTCAGGGAGCAGCAGCCAGCCCGGATCTCTGGAGGGCCCACCGAACCGCACAAAAGGCCTCCCATCCTGGGCAGCCTCAGCCCAGGGCCTTTTCCTTCCCCAGGCCTGGAGAGAGTCTGCCTCCTGCCTTGGGCATAAGGTCACCAACTCATCCTGATTTGCCTAGTACATTCCTGGTTTGAGCACTGAGTCCTTTGTAGGGGGGTCGCAGGGGATGGGGACAGTTGGTCAGCCTGCAATTGGGCCTTGCTTTAAGGGCCCACCAGTTCCACGGGCAgctccaaccccctccccccaacgtCGTGATGGGGCCTGGTGTGGGCACTATACACACCAGGTAAACGTGGTGCCCAGAGATGGCACAATGAGGACCCTAAACTTCTTAGATCCCATTTCCTCTTCGGCCCGACATGTCTACACTCTACCCCTGCACTGCCACACGGGAGGTGGGCGGTCAGAGGATGAAGACACCCCTCTTGCCGCCGCCCCCAGAAACCAATCCCAGCCAGACCTGCCTCCGGGCACGGGGCAGCTTCAGCTTCCTCCCACCTGTCTCCCTTTTCCCCCTCTTGATAAGGCGCCTCCTCCACAGCCTAGACGGAGAGTAAATGTGGGGACATTTGTCAGAGAACTAGGAGAggcacactgtgtgtgtgtggggggaatgGGCAGCAGAGGTCAGAGTCCCAGGGCACCTGGGCAGGAATGTACTGCCCaccctcagccctcagccctccTTAGGCCACGGCTGGGAGGCCCCAGGCCCTCTCTTAGGTCCTCTGGTCAACCTGGATTCAGCTGGATCTGGGAACCAAAGGGTTAAAGTTGGGGCCTAGGCTGGGCCTGGGACTCGGGCTGGAAGGCTACGGACAGGAGAGGCCGGGACCCCCACTGTGTAGTTACCATCTCAATGACACTTTACCGAGTCCGCAGGAAGCCCCACCTCATCCGCCACCTCCTGggaaagaggtgggggaggagaacCTTCCCCGCTGTACCACTGAGGGAGGAAACCAAGGAAGTGGAGGGGGGCTTGTCCTCCTCACCCCTTCAGGGAGTGACAGAACCAAAACTAACCTTTGTTCtctctgggagggaggaggggtgggaggctCAGGTGGGCAGAAGAGACTGCAGCTCAGCTTAGATGAAGGTGAAGTGGGAGGGGGTTAACTCCAATCCTATTGTCCATCTCGCTCCCCTTACAGGGGAACAGGACAAAAGAGGGGAACTGACTGTGGCCACCATGGTGCCAGGAAGGGTATGGAGGTAGCTATGGGGGCTGCACAACAACCCCAAAGGCTGCATCGCCCATTTCCCTGGGGAGGCACCTGAGGCCCCGAAGTTGCAGGTAGAAAGCCCCTGGCTCCTGaaccaaaaggaaaagaggaaacactGACATCCCATAATAATTCTCAGGGACTTacgcccccattttacagacaagggagCAAGCTCAGAGAGCTAAGGAACTTGGCCAAGAGAACACGTGGGAAACAGGACAAGCCTGATGCAACCCCAGACTGACTTCAAAGCCTCCAGCTCCCTGCCCAGCAACGCTGGCTGAGCTTCCTGAGAGTAAGCTGGGCCTCCTGGTGCCTCTTTCCCCGAAGGCAATGCAGCCCGCAGCCCAGCCGGGCCACCCCGCACCATGTTGAGCTTCCCTCAAGCCATCCTCCCTGCATCCTGTCCTTTCCTCCAGAGCCAgccatcccctcctcctcccactcctCGAGGCTCCCTGCGTCATGGGGAAGTCTCTGCACAGAACAACATCTGTATCTGATTACACGGGAAGCCACCCTCCACCCGGGTTCACTTTCACCGTGTCCATGTCCCCGTCTCAGAAAGCAAAGAGTGCTCTCCACTCGCAGCACGCAGATCAGTGAACTCTGGGGTCAGACGTGGTGTCAACCCCACCCCAGGACCTTGCTGGGCAAGTCACGTCTGCCTAATCTCGGGTGTCTCCTGGCTACAAACCAGAGGGAGAAGCCTGCCCTGCTTACCTCCAGGGTTGCCAAAGGCACTGGCTGGGCCGCAAGTGCCCTGCACACCTTAGGTATTATTGTAGGTATTAACTTGGGACGGGAGTATTTCATCAAGAGCACAATGGCAGTTTCACTTGTAAACTGGGGCCGACTCCATTGACTGGGTAACAACTTTATTATCAGTCGTAATTGTCAGCTTACAACCAGCAGCAGTTAGCCATCTGAAGCTCTGAGAGTGCTGTCTTCTTTAGGAGCCCACATTCAGTCTTGTCCTTCCTGTTTACTGTCTGATTCTCAGCTCAGAGTGGGGAGGGCTACAGGACATAAAGAGCATAGAGGAAGCAGCAAGCTGGCAGGAATGCGAACTCGGCCACAATTCAGCAAAGGGGAAAGTCGGTCTACTTTTTTTCCTGTGCCAGTGAGAGTTTTATCAAGGCACTAGCGCCTTTGGATCCTGCGTGAGTACTCCAAGGGCACCCAAGGCTCAGGTTCAGCAAGGGGTAGGGCCTAACACAGGCTTTAGGGAAGCTGAAAGACAGCGTGGCAGGTGGGCCAGCCCCACAAGGGAGAGCACACTGCCTGTATGGATTGGATGGTGGCCCCCAACACTATGTCCAGTCCCAAGCCCAGGAACGTGTCAGCATGGCCTTATTtgaaaaaagggtctttgcaggtgtacttaaggatctcaagatgagagCATTCTGGACTTAGGGTGGGCCCTATATCCAATGACAGGTGtcataagagaaaaacaagagggAGATGTGAGACACAGCTACAAGGGGGAAGGTCATAtgaagatggaggcaaagattggagtgatgcagccataaacaaagaacacctggagccaccagaagctgcaagagtcaaggaaggatcctcccctagagccttggGAGGGAGTATGGCCCTgggataccttgattttggacttgcaGCTTCTAGAACCAAGAGAgactaaatttctgttttaagccacccagtttgtggtgatttgctaCAGCAGTCTCAGGAAACTCATACACTGCCTTTCTTGCTGGCAGGTCCCAGGCTCTCAGAGGTCTCCCAAGGTCAATTTGGCTTCCTGATACCACTCCTGAGCTGCTGTAGAAGAGCCCACTGAGATAGGACGTCTGCCTGGTTACTTGAGCCCAAGCCACCTGAGTAACAAAGGGAACTTTATTCTGCGTTGTACATGCTGGggagaaaggggggtgggggtggtgaagGGAGGTAGTAAGGATGAGGAGAGAACAGGGGCTTCCTCTCATGACTCACCCTGGGAGCTTTCCTGTCCCTTGGGGATGACTTCAGAGCCCTTGCATGTGACACTCTTGTTCCAAGGCCCAGTATCGACTGTCCATCAACACCGCTGTTCTCCCCGTGCGCCCAGGCCCAAGGGACCCCAGGATCTATTTCAGCTGAAAGTTTGACTTCTTAAGACTTGGAAGGCAGGTTCTGAGTTTCCAAGAAGCCATACAAACTTCAGCAGAGAAAGATCTTAGCGATGACATCCAAACCCTTTACTGTACAAGGGAAAATGAGACATTTTGCGTACTCtagtaaaagtatttttaaattttgttttcatttcctcaagCCGCGTGCTGTGGgatcccagccccacctgcccagaTCACCAGCCAGTTTATCACTACAAGGAATTAGTTACATTCTCAAATGACCAGGCAAAAGGCTTCCTGTAGGATAGtaaggaaaaatggaagaaatggccCCAATTTTCAAACGAGCTTATTTTCAGACTTGCTCCTTCCTCCCCCAAAGCTGGGCTGCTCCCGACACGCCCTCCTTCTTCCCCAAGCCGGACCCCGACCCATGCCCCTGAACCTGCCGGCGGGGAAGGCGGCGAGGGGCATAGCCTCTGAATCCAGGCAGGGCTGCCAACTCACCCGCCCGCAGCCCCTCCGGGGCGGGGAGGGCCGGGCCTTCAGCACGGCGGCTACAGGAAAAAGTGCGGAGGCGGGGGCGGCAGTGGCAGCGGCGGGGGAAAGGCGGGCAGCGGCCAGGGGTCGAGCGGCCAGGGGTCTAGCGGCGCAGGCGGTGCCTGCAGGTTGAAAGGCGAGGGCCGCGTGGGTAGCGGCGGCAGCGGCTGCGGGGGCGGCTCGGTGTTGAGTGGCGGGCGGCCGCGCGCGCCCACGGGCCCTGGCGTGGCGGCGACCGCGGTCTCGGGCAGAGGCGGTAACGGCAGATGCGAGGGCGGTGGCGCGGGCGCGGGGAGGCGCGGCAGGTCCTGCAGGGCGagggcggcggcgggcggcgcggAAGACCAGGCCTCGGGCGGCAGGTCGGGCAGCGCCATGTGGGCGCCGGGGCCCCAGGGCGCCACCGGCTTGGGCCGCAGCGGGAGCGCGGGCAGCGGCGGCAGCTCGGCCAGCGCGAGCGCCgagggaggcggcggcggcggcgcggggctCAGGCCGGGCGGCAGTCCGGGCAGCGGCGGGTGCGGCAGGGACGGAGCAGGCGGTGGGGTCAGGGATAGAGATGCGCGGGCCCGGCCTAACCGCGAGTGGGCGCGGGCGCGGGCCAGCCGCGGATGCGAGCGGGAGCGAGGAAGCCGGGACGCCAGCTTGGCCACCACCGCCGCGCCAGGGCCGAGCGCGCATAGTCCGCGGAGGCCTTGTTTCTCCAGCAGGTGGCCACGCGCCGCCCTGCGAGAGACCCAGCCAATCGGAGCCGTGCGCCACCGCGCTCCACCCAATCAAAGGCCAATGCGCCGGCGACCTGTGCGTTTCTCCCGCCGGCTGGCACGAGCTGTCACTGGCAGCCAGTCAGAGGCAGGAGCACTCTCTGTCAAcatcttcttccctcccctccctcagttCCAGCCAATCATAGTATTCCGAGTTGCCGCAGGCTCCACCCCTCACCATCCCTGAGGCCAGGCGCTGCGTGTGCAGTGGGCGCCCCCAACTGGCCTGAGGGTCCATTTAGCCACGCAACCCCCTCTAcagccccgccctccctccctacAACAGCCAATGTGGAGAGTGTATGGatctctttttttgggggggtttgcCCTTAGGGATTCTGGAATGATGCTCCTGGTGTAGGTCAAGATCTACGCAAATTCCCAATGAATGATCTTACAGAAAAGATGAAACGATATCAATTCAAAAGCAAAGCTTGACATGCAGCATTTGTGTTAACGTTGTTAAGAACGGTTGTAAACAACACAGATGGGTGACAatcaggaaaaaatgagaaatggtcaatctatttaaaattggaatatagaaatatttattaaaacatattagagggcttccctggtagcacagtggttaagaatccgcctggcaatgcaggagacacgggttcgagccctggtgcgggaagatccctacatgccacggagcaaataagcccctgcgccacagctactgagcctgccctctagagcccgcgagccacaactactgagcccgtgtgccacagctactgaagcccgtgcccctagagcctgtgctccacaacaagagaagccaccacaatgagaagcctgtgcaccggaacaaagagtagcccctgcttgccacaactagagaaagcccatgcacagcaacaaagacccaatgcagccaaaaataaataaataaatttattttttaaaaaaacaaacaatattagaggccttcccttgtggcacagtgattaagaatctgcctgtgcatataggggacacgggttagagtcctggtccaggaagatcccacatgtcgcggagcaactaagcccgggcaccacaactactgagcctgctctctagagcacgcaagccacaactacccacaattactgaagctggcgcgcctagagcccttgctccgcaacaagagaagccaccgcaatgagacgccgagcaccacaacaaagagtagcccccatttgctgcaactagagaaagcccggatGCAACAATGAAtacccagtgcggccaaaaataaaataaattaattaaaaaaaaaacaatattagaACATTTCTCAGTGGGTTAGAAAGGATATCTATCATCCACTGCCCTCACTGAGACCCTCTTCTCTGTGGCCCCTGTGCCCAAACGCTCCTCTTAATCCTGTTCTCCAGTAAAGAGACGATGTGGGTTATTCCACACCTCAGGTCAGAGAAAcacaagatgattttttttttttaaagaaatgacaaaaaaaaaaatgacatccaggatttatttatttttaataaatttatttatttaatttatttttggctgtgttgggtcttcattgctgtccacaggccctctccagctgtggagagcaggggctacgcttcgttgtggtgcgcgggcctcccaccgctgtggcccctcttgctgtggaacacgggctccaggcgcacgggcttcagcagttgcagcatgtgggctcagcagttgtggctcacgggctccagagcacaggctcaacagcTGTGGCACATGAGTCTAgccgctcgcggcatgtgggatctttcagaacagggcttgaacccgtgtcctctgcattggcaggcggactctcaaccactgcgccaccagggaagcccaagattatatttttaaagaatcaatacttctgtgaaaaaacaaaagtctaTAATGATTCTCAAATAGAGCAAATTAAATGAGGTAGGCTAAGAGAAATCAGTCTGGAATTCCAATAATGTTTATACATTTATACTCCTCAAGGTTGTTCAACCCAAAACCTTGTGCATACTGCAGTCAGATTTTGGTCTACACTTGTTATCCTAAATCAGGCCACAGAAAGACAAGCTGAGTTCCTCATAGGGTGCCAAATCCCCTCAACTCTATTCAGCTGGAATTCTTCAGTTAAGACAAAACTTCACCAGATTGCAAAAGGTGTAGGCTTGGGAAGGCACAGCTCAGAACAGAGTCTCAAAGAGACTGGTTCCAGGACTAGCCAAGCCCTTGGTCAAAGTTCAGAATAGCAGATCAATCCCCAATTGTGCAACCTCCATTCTGGACCCAGCCTAGGAGAGTAATTTGCTTCCACATTTCTGGGTGATTAAACTTATAATCACGGGATGAGAAAACGAAGCAATCCAGTAGCACTGATTATTGACATTGGATTAGtaactggctttttaaaatgtttgaaagtgTTCAGTAATCTGAGATATTAAAtgtctaatttattcatttccaAGAGGGGCTCATTTCCAAAAGCCCCTTAAGTGCTTAGGAAGAAGTTGCTGGTTGGATTTGTACACACGTACGCCACTCCCTCACCCTGTTAAGAGATCAAGTAGATTATGTGTGTAATTATTTGAAGTGTCTAAGGGAATTGAATTAATCAGGCTTGTAAAGCATGCTAAATATTTAGGGAGAAGCTGATCTGTCAAATTTATAATCTAATTGAGTACTAATCAAAGAATGTGAAGTGAGTTTTACATCCACATTATAAGGTcaatcaataaaatgaggtctggaAGCAAGTATAATGGCTTaaggaaaatgagatttttagTTGGATCATTTTAATaagttaattataaattaaaacacaaatgacGCACAAGTCCCCTAACTTGGACATGGCTCCATCGCCAGATTGTGACCACGTGATGCCCCCCTCCCCAAGGGCAGGCCTGAGTTCTCACATCTCTCCCATCTGGAGCACAGCCCCTGGCACACAGCTGTGTTGatgtttgttgaaggaatgaataaggGGCCCCCAGCTGGCCCCCAACCCAGACAGTGATCCCCTGCACACAGCCCACAGAGGCAAACAGGGAAGCACATTGCCTTTATTGATAGTTCCAGCCCACAGGAGACCCCAGGCCAGAGGCCAAGCCCGAGGGTCTGGCCAGCCTCGCCAGGCAGACCAGGCTCTGATACAGAGGAGCTCAGAGTGGGCAGTAAATCTGCTCTGGAGCTCAGCATTTCCCAAGAGGGCAGCAGCCTGGGAAGAGGCAGAGCAGGGCCGTGGTGAGCCCTGTCTCCCTCCTTACCTCCTGGGGGAcatgagtcctctccctcccctggcctctgAGGCCAGTCACCCAGCAGACACACACAGGTAGCCTGAGAGCTGGCTATATGTCCCCCCCGAGGGCTGGGGGTGTCCCCCAGTGCAGCCTGGAGGGGCAACGATGGTGGCATGGGATGAGTGGGGGCAGGGGCCCTGCATTCCCTCTCACCTCCATAGCCATTTCCCATCAGGCCATTGCTGCCTCGCTTCACCTCAGGGCCCCCTAAGGCACACAGACAAGCCAGGGCACCCCAGTCACCAGACGACTTCGCAGtcctcctgcccaccccagctTTACCCCAGGCCCTGGGAGACCCCCACTCACCtaagggcccagggcccagctctgGCCTCAGCTGCCCATAaggccctggggggaggggcagaggtgagAACACTGAGTCCCTCCTGTCCCCCTGCTACTCCCTCCACCAGGAGtgccctccctccatctctgcaGGGCTATAAGGTGGGCTGTACGGCTAGCCCCAGGGCCCAGAGCCCAGTTCTCCACAGCTACCCGACCCCTGATGACCCGTTCCCACACACCCCATTACCTGGCTGGCTCCTGACCTCTGGATATGCACCTCTGGCCCCATATCTAGGCCTCAAGTTGGCcccccagggctggagggagggccaGGGAGAGCCCCTCGGGGCCCCGGCCTGACCTGAAGGAGGAGAGCCGGCTTGGGACTCCTGCCCACTGGAGTTGTACATTCAGGATGCCCCAGTCCTTCCAGGGTCTCAGAGTCCCTCACCCACTCGGCCTGGTCCCCGCCACCCTTGCTAGGGTTCCCTCTGCTCCCCCAACATTTCTTACCATTTCCTCCAGGGGCTGGAGCAGCCACATTGGGGCGCACAACTGCTGCCCTCTCATACCCTGCAAGAGACCAGGCTGACTCCTGCCCCGCCCCTGgacatcccttcccccaccccctgcacggTGTCCCCTGGGTCCAACTCACCATTCCAAAAGCCATCAGTCCCAGGGAACcctggaggaagaaagggaaggtcAGAGGCAGGAGCAGCCCCTGAGCCCAgaaacccccaccccaccctacccaGCAGCCCCAGGCACCTGGCTGTGCGCGGGCCTCAGGGAAGACCCCGGATCCCAGACCACCATTCCTGTAACCAAAACCTGTAGGACAGCGGTGGGAGAGGGGCTGGTTGGAATGGGGCGGGGGCAGCACTGGGGGGGGCCAGGGTGACCTGCTCATGGACAGGGAGgggcagacagacagactgacTCAGAGGCAGCCTAGAGAGGACCTCCCACAATCCCCCACCATCATCCAGCTAACCCAGTGGAGCCCACCTTCTGGAagctgtccctccctccctctgggcaCTTCCCTTTCTGCCTGCTGAGTCTGTCACTCTGCCCTCACCTGAGACAGGATCCCCCTGGCTCTGGCCACCACTGTGGTCCAGTGCATAGTACATAATCGCTGGGTGGATAAGGACGGAGACTGACAGACAGACAAGGAGCACTCACTGTGAGGGAGACATAGCTCATGCCCAAGATGGGGACCCGGGGGCTCACCGACTTTCTGGGGCTTGAGGCCACCACCAAAGCCTGGGGGAGAGGAAACAGGGGTCAGAGATAGCCGGTTTCGCCTCCCTGCTTCCTGCGCTgttggaggggagaggagggagaactCAGGCGAAGGGCCTCCTCACCCAGTTCTGCTCCTGGTCTGTAGCCATTCGGAGGCTGGTACCCTGTGAGGGGAATGGAGATGAGCAGGGAGGACCCAGACTTTCCCAAACTCCTTGGGGGTCCAGTATGGACCTTCCAGACTCTGAGGAGTAAGGGACTCTCCTCATCCACAGGGAATGGAACCAGAAGAAATGAGATATGAAAGCAGCAAGAGATACCAAGGGTAGACTCGGAGAGGGACTTCCTGGCCCTTAAAGTGCCTGAACACCTGAGATGACCCAGGGAACAAGGGAGATGGAGGAATGATCTGATCTGgcatggggtggggcagggaaggcaGATGCACACCTGCTTCCTGAGGTTTCGGCCCCCACTGGATGGCTGG from Tursiops truncatus isolate mTurTru1 chromosome 15, mTurTru1.mat.Y, whole genome shotgun sequence includes:
- the LOC141276574 gene encoding uncharacterized protein; its protein translation is MDPQASWGRPLHTQRLASGMVRARWRTAPIGWVSRRAARGHLLEKQGLRGLCALGPGAAVVAKLASRLPRSRSHPRLARARAHSRLGRARASLSLTPPPAPSLPHPPLPGLPPGLSPAPPPPPPSALALAELPPLPALPLRPKPVAPWGPGAHMALPDLPPEAWSSAPPAAALALQDLPRLPAPAPPPSHLPLPPLPETAVAATPGPVGARGRPPLNTEPPPQPLPPLPTRPSPFNLQAPPAPLDPWPLDPWPLPAFPPPLPLPPPPPHFFL
- the GREP1 gene encoding glycine-rich extracellular protein 1 isoform X1, whose protein sequence is MKPQKPGIAEAMKPQKPVYRNGLGVGAFPGEGPQPGLGGGLSPPKPGLGGGLKPQKPGEPEPSPSLSCTSSCCPSRTPLPNTVPHIPAFPLQDMAMAMGWGPSQFLLQPSSGGRNLRKQVCICLPCPTPCQIRSFLHLPCSLGHLRCSGTLRARKSLSESTLGISCCFHISFLLVPFPVDEESPLLLRVWKVHTGPPRSLGKSGSSLLISIPLTGYQPPNGYRPGAELGFGGGLKPQKVGEPPGPHLGHELCLPHSFGYRNGGLGSGVFPEARAQPGFPGTDGFWNGYERAAVVRPNVAAPAPGGNGQAGAPRGSPWPSLQPWGANLRPRYGARGAYPEVRSQPGPYGQLRPELGPGPLGEWGSPRAWGKAGVGRRTAKSSGDWGALACLCALGGPEVKRGSNGLMGNGYGGERECRAPAPTHPMPPSLPLQAALGDTPSPRGGHIASSQATCVCLLGDWPQRPGEGEDSCPPGGKEGDRAHHGPALPLPRLLPSWEMLSSRADLLPTLSSSVSEPGLPGEAGQTLGLGLWPGVSCGLELSIKAMCFPVCLCGLCAGDHCLGWGPAGGPLFIPSTNINTAVCQGLCSRWERCENSGLPLGRGASRGHNLAMEPCPS
- the GREP1 gene encoding glycine-rich extracellular protein 1 isoform X2, producing the protein MKPQKPVYRNGLGVGAFPGEGPQPGLGGGLSPPKPGLGGGLKPQKPGEPEPSPSLSCTSSCCPSRTPLPNTVPHIPAFPLQDMAMAMGWGPSQFLLQPSSGGRNLRKQVCICLPCPTPCQIRSFLHLPCSLGHLRCSGTLRARKSLSESTLGISCCFHISFLLVPFPVDEESPLLLRVWKVHTGPPRSLGKSGSSLLISIPLTGYQPPNGYRPGAELGFGGGLKPQKVGEPPGPHLGHELCLPHSFGYRNGGLGSGVFPEARAQPGFPGTDGFWNGYERAAVVRPNVAAPAPGGNGQAGAPRGSPWPSLQPWGANLRPRYGARGAYPEVRSQPGPYGQLRPELGPGPLGEWGSPRAWGKAGVGRRTAKSSGDWGALACLCALGGPEVKRGSNGLMGNGYGGERECRAPAPTHPMPPSLPLQAALGDTPSPRGGHIASSQATCVCLLGDWPQRPGEGEDSCPPGGKEGDRAHHGPALPLPRLLPSWEMLSSRADLLPTLSSSVSEPGLPGEAGQTLGLGLWPGVSCGLELSIKAMCFPVCLCGLCAGDHCLGWGPAGGPLFIPSTNINTAVCQGLCSRWERCENSGLPLGRGASRGHNLAMEPCPS
- the CLDN9 gene encoding claudin-9, whose translation is MASAALELLGMTLAVLGWLGTLVSCALPLWKVTAFIGNSIVVAQVVWEGLWMSCVVQSTGQMQCKVYDSLLALPQDLQAARALCVIALLLALLGLLVAITGAQCTTCVEDEGAKARIVLTGGVILLLSGILVLIPVCWTAHAIIQDFYNPLVAEALKRELGASLYLGWAASALLMLGGGLLCCTCPPPQIDRPRGPRLGYSIPSRSGASGLDKRDYV